The genomic DNA GAGTCATACGTCGAGGAATATCGTCTGTACCGTGAATCATGGAACAAGTTTAGGAGAGTCAAACAAAGAAACATGGTACGTGACTTAGGGAGGGAATATGGTGACCCTGTATATATTACGATCTCATGTAAATTGCTCACAATTGTTGCTCATTGTTTTGAATCCAGGATCTACGCTCGCTGCGATGCTCGGCGATGTTGAAACTGGACCAAGCCGAAAAGTTTAAAGAATTTGAGGAGATTTTCTTTCCTTACAATATGGATTTTCGTGGGCGGGCGTACCCCGTTCCTCCGCACTTGTCGAACGTCGGCTCTGATTTATGTAGAGGAGTGCTTAAATTTGCGGAAGCCAAACCGCTCGGGCCGCGTGGCCTCTACTGGCTCAAGGTGCACTTGGCGAATTTTGCGGGAAAAGACAAAATGTCGTTTGATGATCGTGTAAAGTTTGTTGACGATAATTTGGAACAAGTACGATTATCTGCGGAAGACCCGTTTGCAGGAGAACGTTGGTGGATGAGCCTTGAGGACCCTTTTCAAGGTCTAGCTACCTGTTTAGAAATAATCGATGCAATTGATTGCGGTAATCCCGAGTCGTTTTTGTGCTCACTGCCAGTGCACATGGATGGCTCGTGCAACGGCCTCCAACACTATGCTGCTCTTGGGCGTGACAGCGTCGGTGGCAAAGCGGTAAATCTGTGCGCGTACGATGAACCTCAAGACGTATATGTCGGAGTTATGCACGAAGTAGTTCGTCGTGTCGCTGCAGAAGCCGAGCGACAGCTCGACTTTGATACATCTGACTTGGAGTCTCTGAGCCGAAAACAGAAGAAGGAATTGTCTTATAACCGCGCAGCAAAACTTGTGAACGGACTGATAGACCGAGGAGTCGTGAAACGTACCGTAATGACGAGCGTTTACGGGGTAACCTATATTGGAGCCCGGCAGCAAATCCAAGAAAAGATTATTTCAAAGGTGCGTCACGGCAGCGTAGGGTTTTCGGACGTTTCATTTCTTCAAGAAGCAGCCATGAATTAACCTTTTTGTTTACTAATAGCTGGAAGCACAGGGCCACGATGTCGATGAAATGAGCAATGAAATATTTCAGGCTTGTGGTTACGTAGCAAGTCTCACCATGGAAGTTATGGGCGACCTTTTTACCGGTGCTCGAGAAACCATGAATTGGCTCACCACTTGCGCTAGGATGATCACCCAGCACGGTTTTCCTTTAGCTTGGGTATCACCTATCGGTTTACCGGCGATCCAGCCCTATCGCCAGAAGAAAGCGGCTACCATTGTTACACTGCTGCAAACGGTTACACTCATTAATGAAAGCGACGACCTGCCTATTCACAAGCAGCGACAAGTATCGGCTTTTCCACCAAATTTTATTCATTCGTTGGATTCATCCCATATGCTTTTGACAGCTTTGGAAATGGATCGTCGTGGGTTGACTTTTTCAGCCGTACACGACTCTTTCTGGACACACGCATGCGACATCGACGAAATGAATGAAGCTCTACGAGACGTATTTGTTGATTTATACAGTCAGCCATTGCTGGAGCGACTCAAGCAGACATGGGAAATGCGTTACCCTGAACT from Phaeodactylum tricornutum CCAP 1055/1 chromosome 22, whole genome shotgun sequence includes the following:
- the RpoT gene encoding polymerase dna-directed RNA polymerase (DNA-directed RNA polymerase, bacteriophage type; although this enzyme is usually used in plastid or mitochondrion, I have not found any targeting presequences at the N terminus~Alternative splicing variant 2), with the translated sequence MLVSDKLQSFGTTTTRQKPMIVPPKPWSRPDEGGYKMLRTELLRYHGCNMQKEVLQNVDLSIVFDGLNALGRVPWRINQRVLTVAQRCWDNNIPLGDIPSKDDNPLPEEPLHPKRQEQFWEPETPGYESYDLRSLRCSAMLKLDQAEKFKEFEEIFFPYNMDFRGRAYPVPPHLSNVGSDLCRGVLKFAEAKPLGPRGLYWLKVHLANFAGKDKMSFDDRVKFVDDNLEQVRLSAEDPFAGERWWMSLEDPFQGLATCLEIIDAIDCGNPESFLCSLPVHMDGSCNGLQHYAALGRDSVGGKAVNLCAYDEPQDVYVGVMHEVVRRKELSYNRAAKLVNGLIDRGVVKRTVMTSVYGVTYIGARQQIQEKIISKGHDVDEMSNEIFQACGYVASLTMEVMGDLFTGARETMNWLTTCARMITQHGFPLAWVSPIGLPAIQPYRQKKAATIVTLLQTVTLINESDDLPIHKQRQVSAFPPNFIHSLDSSHMLLTALEMDRRGLTFSAVHDSFWTHACDIDEMNEALRDVFVDLYSQPLLERLKQTWEMRYPELEFPDIPKRGDLNLAEVKQAKYFFQ